The following are encoded together in the Thermomonas brevis genome:
- the zwf gene encoding glucose-6-phosphate dehydrogenase, which produces MSQATPASLLTVFGATGDLARRMLLPSLYSLQAERLLPDGMRILGTARSELDREGFAKLVADSIHERIPAAERNDDALRGLIERLDYCPASADDAASMQALAGRVEALRNGDVLYHMSTAPKFYGPACQALAANGVAGPGTRVMLEKPIGKDLASAIAINDSVAMAFDEERIYRTDHYLGKEGVQNLIALRFGNSLFEPLWSARHIEQVQITVGETVGVEGRGDYYDESGALRDMLQNHLLQLLCLVAMEPPARFDPTAVRNEKIKVLRSLRPIDRGNVATESVIGQYTAGASEGKVVPGYAEELGRASRTETFVALRAHVDNWRWSGVPFYLRTGKRLPSRSTEIYIQFRKVPYSIFGGPAATDMQPNGLLIKLQPEERIELDLMSKTPGLDRHGLRLSQVALDLDFHEEFLNARKRIAYERLYLDAIEGNGTLFVRRDETEAAWQWVDAIADGWRATGMVPKPYPAGTWGPSASVSLIDRSGHSWRE; this is translated from the coding sequence GTGTCGCAAGCCACGCCCGCTTCCCTGTTGACCGTGTTCGGCGCCACCGGCGATCTCGCCCGGCGCATGCTGCTGCCCTCGCTCTACAGCCTGCAGGCCGAACGCCTGCTGCCGGACGGCATGCGCATCCTCGGCACCGCACGCAGCGAGCTGGATCGGGAGGGCTTCGCCAAACTCGTCGCCGACAGCATCCACGAGCGCATTCCCGCCGCCGAGCGCAACGACGACGCATTGCGCGGCCTGATCGAACGACTCGACTACTGCCCCGCCAGCGCCGACGACGCCGCCTCGATGCAGGCGCTGGCCGGCAGGGTGGAAGCGCTGCGCAACGGCGACGTGCTCTACCACATGAGCACCGCGCCGAAGTTCTACGGCCCCGCCTGCCAGGCGCTGGCCGCCAACGGCGTCGCCGGGCCGGGCACCCGGGTGATGCTGGAGAAGCCGATCGGCAAGGACCTGGCCTCTGCCATTGCCATCAATGACAGCGTTGCCATGGCCTTCGACGAGGAGCGCATCTACCGCACCGACCACTACCTCGGCAAGGAAGGCGTGCAAAATCTCATTGCGCTGCGCTTCGGCAATTCGCTGTTCGAGCCGCTGTGGAGCGCGCGCCACATCGAGCAGGTGCAGATCACGGTGGGCGAGACCGTGGGCGTGGAAGGCCGCGGCGACTACTACGACGAGTCCGGCGCGCTGCGCGACATGCTGCAGAACCACCTGCTGCAGCTGCTGTGCCTGGTGGCGATGGAGCCGCCGGCGCGCTTCGACCCCACCGCCGTGCGCAACGAGAAGATCAAGGTGCTGCGTTCGCTGCGCCCGATCGACCGCGGCAACGTCGCCACCGAATCGGTGATCGGCCAGTACACCGCCGGCGCCAGCGAAGGCAAGGTGGTGCCGGGCTACGCCGAGGAGCTGGGCCGCGCCAGCCGCACCGAAACCTTCGTCGCCCTGCGCGCGCACGTGGACAACTGGCGCTGGTCCGGCGTGCCGTTCTACCTGCGCACCGGCAAGCGCCTGCCCTCGCGCAGCACCGAGATCTACATCCAGTTCCGCAAGGTGCCGTATTCGATCTTCGGCGGCCCGGCGGCGACCGACATGCAGCCCAACGGCCTGCTGATCAAGCTGCAGCCGGAAGAACGCATCGAGCTCGACCTGATGAGCAAGACGCCGGGACTGGATCGCCACGGCCTGCGCCTGTCGCAGGTAGCGCTGGACCTGGACTTCCACGAAGAATTCCTCAACGCCCGCAAGCGCATCGCCTACGAGCGCCTGTACCTGGACGCGATCGAAGGCAACGGCACGCTGTTCGTGCGCCGCGACGAGACCGAGGCCGCGTGGCAGTGGGTCGATGCCATCGCCGACGGCTGGCGCGCCACCGGCATGGTGCCCAAGCCCTATCCCGCCGGAACGTGGGGGCCGAGCGCGTCGGTGTCGCTGATCGACCGCAGCGGCCACAGCTGGCGCGAATGA
- the pgl gene encoding 6-phosphogluconolactonase, which yields MGWIERDYADAATLVAGVAATFEAACHEAIAQRGSAFLALAGGRTPLPVYAHLANAQLGGSITAIPTDERCVPHDHAACNLRNLRDAFALARHSREGGNPALAVASKYQKLDSRLRGNDDALSVHIDVQPLTAPDGDIEASLAKTRAWLAAHPEPFDAVLLGMGADGHFASLFPGAANLADGLAMDSGTDAIATLPDPLPPEAPFARISLTLPRLLRARAVHLVVTGQDKRAILRRAQQEPHAPYPVATLLHAAASPIHIHWSP from the coding sequence ATGGGCTGGATCGAACGCGACTACGCCGATGCCGCCACGCTGGTGGCCGGCGTCGCCGCGACGTTCGAAGCCGCCTGCCATGAGGCCATCGCGCAGCGCGGCAGTGCGTTCCTCGCGCTGGCCGGGGGGCGCACGCCGCTGCCGGTGTACGCGCATCTGGCGAACGCGCAACTCGGCGGCAGCATCACGGCGATTCCCACCGACGAACGCTGCGTGCCGCACGACCACGCGGCCTGCAATCTGCGCAATCTGCGCGACGCCTTTGCTCTTGCTCGTCATTCCCGCGAAGGCGGGAATCCAGCTCTTGCTGTTGCCTCGAAATATCAAAAGCTGGATTCCCGCCTTCGCGGGAATGACGATGCTCTTTCTGTCCACATCGACGTGCAGCCGTTGACGGCACCCGATGGCGACATCGAAGCCTCGCTGGCAAAGACGCGCGCATGGCTCGCCGCCCACCCCGAACCGTTCGACGCCGTCCTCCTCGGCATGGGCGCCGACGGCCACTTCGCCTCGCTGTTCCCCGGCGCGGCCAACCTCGCCGACGGCCTGGCGATGGACAGCGGCACCGACGCCATCGCCACCCTGCCCGACCCGCTGCCGCCGGAAGCCCCGTTCGCGCGCATCAGCCTGACCCTGCCGCGCCTGCTGCGCGCGCGCGCCGTCCACCTGGTCGTCACCGGGCAGGACAAGCGCGCGATCCTGCGCCGCGCCCAGCAGGAACCGCACGCGCCCTATCCAGTCGCCACGCTGCTGCACGCAGCCGCCAGCCCCATCCACATCCACTGGAGTCCCTGA
- the fabA gene encoding 3-hydroxyacyl-[acyl-carrier-protein] dehydratase FabA: protein MTRASSFTREQLLASARGELFPNSVARLPADPMLMFDRIVEISDDGGSHGKGFVRAELDIHPDLWFFQCHFLGDPVMPGCLGLDAMWQLVGFYLTWLGAPGRGRALGCGEVKFTGQVLPTAKTVTYEIDVTRVINRKLVVAQADARTLVDGREIYTAKDLRVGLFTSTESF, encoded by the coding sequence ATGACCCGCGCTTCATCGTTCACCCGCGAACAGCTGCTGGCCAGCGCACGCGGCGAATTGTTCCCGAACAGCGTCGCCCGCCTGCCGGCCGATCCGATGCTGATGTTCGACCGCATCGTCGAGATCAGCGACGACGGCGGCAGCCACGGGAAAGGCTTCGTGCGCGCCGAACTCGACATTCATCCGGACCTCTGGTTCTTCCAGTGCCACTTCCTCGGCGATCCGGTGATGCCCGGCTGCCTCGGGCTGGATGCGATGTGGCAGCTGGTCGGCTTCTACCTGACCTGGCTGGGCGCCCCCGGCCGCGGCCGCGCGCTGGGCTGCGGCGAGGTGAAGTTCACCGGCCAGGTGCTGCCCACCGCCAAGACGGTGACCTACGAGATCGACGTCACCCGCGTCATCAACCGCAAGCTGGTGGTGGCGCAGGCCGACGCCCGCACGCTGGTCGACGGCCGCGAGATCTACACCGCCAAGGACCTGCGCGTGGGCCTGTTCACCTCGACGGAGAGCTTCTGA